A single window of Streptomyces sp. NBC_00464 DNA harbors:
- a CDS encoding acyl-CoA dehydrogenase family protein, with translation MDFQLSEEQSARRDRILRQVAEAFPPGHSPGSTREDWRTMGGLGLLGTCLPAEYGGGGLGALDTALVIEAFGRACTDTGLVFAASAHQFACCVPVAAHGSDVVRKSRLPELASGAAVAGNAMTEPESGSDVSRLRVTARQVPGGWVLNGTKSFVSNGPVCDLLVTYATSDPDLGHLGQTAFLVDATAPGVRRGEPLDKMGLWSCRAGSVAFEDCFVPDEQVLGEPGTGAAVFQASMGWERACLFAGYIGLLDRLVERCTRFARERRQSGRAIGSFQAVSHRIVDMKLRLESARLLLYRACAEMDLGGRAVLPVALAKLAVSEAAVTSALDAVRVFGGRGYLADDGIEAMLRDSVPTVLFSGTSDMQKEIAARELGL, from the coding sequence GTGGACTTCCAACTGAGCGAGGAGCAGTCCGCACGCCGCGATCGCATCCTGCGGCAGGTCGCCGAAGCGTTTCCCCCCGGGCACTCGCCGGGCTCCACCCGCGAGGACTGGCGCACGATGGGCGGGCTGGGCCTGCTCGGCACCTGCCTGCCCGCCGAGTACGGCGGCGGCGGGCTGGGTGCGCTGGACACAGCTCTGGTGATCGAGGCGTTCGGGCGGGCGTGCACCGACACCGGCCTGGTCTTCGCCGCGAGCGCGCACCAGTTCGCCTGCTGCGTGCCCGTCGCCGCTCACGGCTCGGACGTGGTCCGCAAGAGCCGACTGCCGGAGCTGGCCTCGGGGGCGGCCGTCGCGGGCAACGCCATGACCGAGCCGGAGTCCGGATCCGACGTCTCACGCCTGCGGGTGACGGCACGCCAGGTACCCGGCGGGTGGGTCCTGAACGGCACCAAGAGCTTCGTCAGCAACGGTCCCGTCTGCGATCTCCTGGTCACCTACGCCACCAGCGACCCGGACCTGGGCCATCTGGGGCAGACCGCCTTCCTGGTCGACGCGACCGCGCCCGGCGTCCGCCGCGGCGAGCCCCTCGACAAGATGGGCCTCTGGTCCTGCCGGGCCGGCTCGGTCGCCTTCGAGGACTGCTTCGTGCCCGACGAGCAGGTACTGGGAGAGCCGGGAACAGGCGCGGCCGTCTTCCAGGCGTCGATGGGATGGGAGCGGGCCTGCCTGTTCGCCGGGTACATCGGCCTGCTGGACCGGCTGGTCGAACGATGTACCCGCTTCGCCCGCGAGCGCCGCCAGTCCGGCCGCGCGATCGGCTCGTTCCAGGCGGTCTCGCACCGCATCGTGGACATGAAACTGCGGCTGGAGAGCGCCCGGCTGCTGCTCTACCGGGCCTGTGCGGAGATGGACCTGGGGGGACGCGCGGTGCTGCCCGTGGCACTGGCCAAACTCGCCGTCTCCGAGGCCGCGGTGACCAGCGCGCTGGACGCGGTCCGGGTCTTCGGCGGGCGCGGATACCTCGCCGACGACGGTATCGAGGCCATGCTGCGCGACTCGGTGCCGACCGTGCTGTTCTCCGGCACCTCGGACATGCAGAAGGAGATCGCGGCCAGGGAGTTGGGACTGTGA
- a CDS encoding AMP-binding protein codes for MRLHEPVADAARTTPHALAVDAPDGRLDYAALDQLADRYAAALTARGVRPGDRVVLWAAKSLHGVALMQGCLRAGVLYVPVSSANPPPRTARIAAACTAVLVVTDEDGAETAADAGNQAPACVTFRELLAAAEGVPVPEPVAGSPDDAAYILFTSGSTGDPKGVCLSHRNALSFVRWAVKELDIGPHDRLSNHAPFNFDLSVFDLYAAFLAGASVHLVPEHLAYAPAQLMQFVTDHELTVWYSVPSALTLLMTRGGLLDRPAPPSLRVCVFAGEPFPPVPLRQLRGAWPHVRLFNWYGPTETNVCTSHEVRDADLTTGRALPIGTACSGDTLHLGDPEPGQRGRELLVAGPTVMRGYWGGPPQQGPYATGDLVEADGEGLLEYLGRRDQMVKIRGNRVELGEIETALGLHPLVREVAMLVVGEGMEARLHAVVVGPEPDAGPDLLELKRWSAQRLPTYMMLDSLSLVDELPRTDNGKTDRRLLRKALLPRHSPS; via the coding sequence GTGAGGCTCCATGAACCGGTCGCCGACGCGGCCCGCACGACACCGCACGCCCTGGCCGTGGACGCGCCCGACGGACGGCTGGACTACGCCGCCCTGGACCAGCTGGCCGACCGCTACGCCGCCGCGCTCACCGCTCGCGGAGTACGTCCCGGTGACCGCGTCGTGCTGTGGGCGGCCAAGAGCCTGCACGGGGTGGCGCTGATGCAGGGCTGCCTGCGGGCGGGCGTGCTGTACGTGCCGGTGTCCTCGGCCAACCCGCCCCCACGCACGGCACGGATCGCCGCAGCCTGCACAGCGGTGTTGGTGGTCACCGACGAGGACGGTGCCGAGACCGCCGCCGACGCGGGGAACCAGGCCCCGGCGTGCGTCACCTTCCGCGAACTGCTCGCCGCCGCCGAGGGCGTTCCGGTGCCCGAACCGGTGGCCGGGTCACCGGACGACGCGGCGTACATCCTGTTCACATCCGGCTCCACCGGGGATCCGAAAGGGGTGTGCCTGAGCCACCGCAACGCGCTGTCGTTCGTGCGGTGGGCCGTCAAGGAGCTGGACATCGGACCGCACGACCGGCTCTCCAACCATGCGCCGTTCAACTTCGACCTGTCCGTGTTCGACCTGTACGCGGCGTTCCTGGCCGGGGCGAGCGTCCACCTGGTCCCGGAACATCTGGCCTACGCCCCGGCGCAGTTGATGCAGTTCGTCACCGACCACGAGCTGACCGTCTGGTACTCGGTGCCGTCCGCGCTGACCCTGCTGATGACGCGAGGCGGGCTGCTGGATCGGCCGGCGCCCCCGTCCCTGCGGGTGTGCGTCTTCGCCGGTGAGCCGTTCCCGCCGGTGCCGCTGCGCCAACTGCGGGGCGCCTGGCCGCACGTGCGGCTGTTCAACTGGTACGGGCCCACCGAGACCAATGTGTGCACCTCCCACGAGGTGCGTGACGCGGACCTGACGACCGGGCGGGCGCTGCCCATCGGCACCGCCTGTTCCGGCGACACCCTGCACCTGGGCGATCCGGAGCCGGGACAGCGCGGGCGTGAGCTGCTGGTCGCCGGACCGACCGTCATGCGGGGCTACTGGGGCGGCCCGCCGCAGCAAGGCCCGTACGCCACCGGTGACCTGGTCGAGGCGGATGGCGAGGGGCTGTTGGAGTACCTGGGCCGGCGCGACCAGATGGTGAAGATCCGCGGAAACCGGGTGGAACTCGGCGAGATCGAGACCGCTCTGGGGCTCCATCCGCTGGTACGCGAGGTCGCGATGCTGGTCGTCGGCGAGGGCATGGAGGCGCGACTGCACGCCGTGGTCGTCGGCCCGGAGCCGGACGCCGGACCGGACCTCCTGGAGCTGAAGCGGTGGAGCGCGCAGCGGCTCCCCACCTACATGATGCTGGACTCCCTGAGCCTGGTGGACGAACTGCCGCGCACCGACAACGGCAAGACGGACCGGCGCCTGCTCAGGAAGGCGCTGCTGCCCCGGCATTCACCGAGCTGA
- a CDS encoding cation:proton antiporter domain-containing protein, producing the protein MSMWFRDLPSDCVVLADVAIAVLAGAALIRATRRLRQPAVVWEIAVGIMLGPSLLGLLPGDLDTLLFPMAQRPTLTAMSELGLLFFMFLAGWEMNPRMLRSGRSAVVTTALSAMAVPFVMGAGLAFVLASDHRGQTSASAFALYFGTTMAITAFPVLARILHDTGLDRTQAGVLSLTCAAIGDGIAWCLLIVVVAVASADGTGQVWQTLLMAAVLGMVLFGLVRPLLARWAARTERDEAAGQDGTDGNRAFLLAGSFAVLCGCATAWIGIHPILGAFAAGLVMPRTIGPRTRRAVEVPLARVSALLLPVYFVVTGLSVDIKAIGWAGAGELCLIMLVAVAGKFLGSVIPARFFGVSWREAGALGILMNTRGLTELVVLGIGHDLGVIDDQLFSVMVIMALLTTAMAGPLLRLIGVTAPTAPTSPADSDDAPALSGSARN; encoded by the coding sequence ATGTCCATGTGGTTCCGAGACCTACCCTCCGACTGCGTGGTGCTGGCCGACGTGGCGATCGCCGTCCTCGCGGGCGCGGCCCTCATCCGGGCCACCCGCCGGCTGCGCCAGCCCGCCGTGGTCTGGGAGATCGCCGTCGGCATCATGCTGGGCCCCAGCCTGCTGGGGCTTCTCCCCGGCGATCTGGACACCCTCCTCTTCCCGATGGCCCAGCGCCCCACGCTCACCGCGATGTCCGAACTGGGTCTGCTCTTCTTCATGTTCCTGGCCGGCTGGGAGATGAACCCCCGAATGCTGCGCAGCGGCCGGTCGGCGGTGGTGACCACTGCGCTGTCGGCGATGGCCGTGCCGTTCGTGATGGGCGCCGGCCTGGCCTTCGTCCTCGCCAGTGACCACCGGGGGCAGACCTCGGCCTCCGCCTTCGCCCTCTACTTCGGCACCACCATGGCGATCACCGCCTTCCCCGTACTGGCCCGCATCCTGCACGACACCGGCCTGGACCGCACCCAAGCCGGTGTCCTGTCCCTGACCTGCGCGGCGATCGGTGACGGCATCGCCTGGTGCCTGCTGATCGTGGTCGTCGCCGTGGCCTCGGCGGACGGGACGGGCCAGGTGTGGCAGACGCTGCTGATGGCCGCGGTCCTGGGCATGGTGCTCTTCGGCCTGGTGCGTCCGCTCCTGGCGCGCTGGGCAGCCCGGACCGAGCGGGACGAGGCAGCCGGGCAGGACGGCACGGACGGCAACCGCGCGTTCCTGCTCGCCGGTTCCTTCGCCGTGCTGTGCGGCTGCGCCACCGCGTGGATCGGCATCCATCCGATCCTGGGCGCGTTCGCGGCCGGCCTGGTGATGCCGCGTACGATCGGCCCGCGCACACGCCGAGCCGTAGAGGTGCCGCTCGCCCGGGTCAGCGCCCTGCTCCTGCCGGTCTACTTCGTCGTCACGGGCCTGTCGGTCGACATCAAGGCGATCGGCTGGGCGGGAGCCGGGGAACTGTGCCTGATCATGTTGGTAGCGGTGGCCGGCAAGTTCCTCGGCTCGGTGATCCCCGCCCGGTTCTTCGGTGTCTCCTGGCGGGAGGCGGGCGCGCTGGGCATCCTGATGAACACCCGGGGCCTGACGGAACTCGTGGTTCTGGGCATCGGTCACGACCTCGGGGTCATCGACGACCAGCTCTTCTCGGTCATGGTGATCATGGCGCTGCTCACCACGGCGATGGCGGGCCCGCTGCTCCGCCTGATCGGCGTCACGGCACCCACCGCCCCCACTTCCCCGGCCGACTCCGACGACGCCCCGGCTCTCTCCGGCTCGGCCCGGAACTGA
- a CDS encoding putative T7SS-secreted protein — protein sequence MGIGDFLSDITPDSVEDVIEDGVEWAGDRVEDAGNWTADRLDDVGWDSGADWVREQSRSVANRMGAEVDEMDLGQTEDKTKLIYGSPSKLNATVTRLRAFQSAFDGTGDGLKGLDSGQLKGETADALRTAVGTQPPKWYAAADASAKAIGALDAFADTVTWAQGQAQTAIDKWKEGIKASEDAADAHRKKVNDFNSAVERYNAQPSDKRDPSSLPPRPSSTFVDPGKKLMQDAQDLLAAAREQRNSAAQTARTAVCAARDMAPQKPSYAEQLRDGAEEFQVMSMHLDGGIIKATAGMLNFVRSVNPMDPYNLTHPAEYVTSLNSLAAGLVVAANDPVGTGATMVKDFMKDPAEGFGRLIPDIALTIATGGGGAAVKGVRVADEAAEAARLRRLVDDAPEGTNNTPDVERISEDTDPVDLATGRMYLPQTDVTVPGILPLLFTRRTESGCTAGRFLGPSWTSTVDERLQIDAVGVIHITADGLLIRYPHPAPGTPTTPETGRSRTTLARDANGDYTVTDPDSGLVLDFDAPPGSEPGGDGTAWLSEVTDRNGHRIGVDRDEGGLPLALVHSAGHRVNLATEDGRITALSLAGAGEDGTDLPLMSYGYDDGDLTTVSKPSGATTTFVYDDRRRVTAWIDSNDSRYDYAYDDHDRVIAEGGQAGHVQITLTYTEPDPVTGHRTTTLTTAEGHTTRHLFGPGCRRLAVTDPLGHTTRFTYDPRGNLLARTDALGGRTAFAYDEDGRLVSTTAPDGGELRTVRGPFGLPVEVVGPDGNRVLAEFDERGNRTAVTDQAGFTTRYTCDRAGRLTSVTDALGATTHVVCDAAGLPVEVTGPTGAVTRTERDALGRPVRVTDPVGGVTRLEWHADGQLARRTGPDGTTESWTFDGEGNRLTHTDASGGVTRSEYTHFDLPLARTGPDGVRHEFEHDNELRLTRVTNPQGLGWSYAYDAAGNIVSETDFDGRTLTYRVDAAGRLASRADALGGTISFERDQLGQVISKDVDGRVTTYLYDRAGRLQEAAGPDSELRYQYDRRGKVKTELVDGRPVSYSYDALGRRTRRTTPTGHVTSYAYGADGQAHRLTTGGHRIDFTHDAVGRELTRAFDDALTMTSAWDEAGQLSAQHITAGARPVNSRAYSYRADGHLTSVADRLSGTRTFDLDPAGRVTAVHAKDWTERYTYDDAGNQTSASWPSGHPGSEATGPRAYTGTTITRAGNIRFEHDALGRITLRQKTRLSRKPDTWRYTWDAENRLTSVITPDGTRWRYRYDALGRRTAKQRLLATDGSVAEEVRFTWDGLTLCEQTTHHPDTPNTVTLTWDHRGHAPLAQTERILTADDGQEEIDRRFFAIATDLIGTPAELIDESGDIAWRSRSTLWGTTAWSRNSGTYTPLRFPGQYYDPETGLHYNVFRHYDPETGRYASPDPLGLAPAPNPVAYVDNPHGGCDPLGLMPKYTEEEKAERAAAKAAKAREDAHKTAEDVVARAQEGKFKRAGNYHADTGHGFSEERVLEILKSPDAVYHSTANSGNLIFRQGEDIVVTTGGGPGAGNAITAYGPSGVLGDSGARATGGLPTDIGSPITHGDVVEGRIPGKQGNMAPGVQIR from the coding sequence GTGGGTATAGGAGACTTCCTGAGCGACATCACGCCCGACTCGGTCGAGGACGTGATCGAGGACGGTGTCGAGTGGGCCGGTGACCGGGTCGAGGACGCCGGGAACTGGACCGCCGACCGGCTGGATGACGTCGGCTGGGATTCCGGTGCGGACTGGGTGCGCGAGCAGTCCCGTTCGGTCGCCAACCGGATGGGCGCGGAGGTCGACGAGATGGACCTCGGGCAGACCGAGGACAAGACCAAGCTGATCTACGGCAGCCCCAGCAAGCTCAACGCCACCGTCACCAGGCTCCGCGCCTTCCAGTCGGCCTTCGACGGCACCGGCGACGGTCTCAAGGGCCTGGACTCCGGGCAGCTCAAGGGCGAGACGGCCGATGCGCTGCGCACCGCGGTGGGCACGCAGCCGCCCAAGTGGTACGCCGCCGCCGATGCGAGTGCGAAGGCGATCGGGGCCCTCGACGCGTTCGCGGACACCGTCACCTGGGCGCAGGGGCAGGCGCAGACGGCGATCGACAAGTGGAAGGAGGGCATCAAGGCCTCCGAGGACGCCGCGGATGCCCACCGCAAGAAGGTCAACGACTTCAACAGCGCGGTCGAACGCTACAACGCCCAGCCCTCCGACAAGCGCGACCCGTCCTCTCTGCCTCCCCGGCCCTCCTCGACGTTCGTCGACCCCGGCAAGAAGCTGATGCAGGATGCGCAGGACCTCCTCGCCGCGGCCCGCGAACAGCGGAACTCGGCGGCGCAGACCGCGCGCACGGCGGTGTGTGCCGCCCGCGACATGGCTCCGCAGAAGCCCTCGTACGCCGAGCAGTTGCGCGACGGGGCCGAGGAGTTCCAGGTCATGAGCATGCATCTGGACGGCGGCATCATCAAGGCCACGGCGGGCATGCTCAACTTCGTCCGCAGCGTCAACCCCATGGACCCGTACAACCTGACGCATCCGGCCGAGTACGTCACGTCCCTCAACAGTCTGGCCGCCGGTCTGGTGGTCGCCGCCAACGACCCGGTCGGCACCGGCGCCACGATGGTCAAGGACTTCATGAAGGACCCGGCCGAGGGATTCGGCCGGCTGATCCCCGACATCGCGCTGACCATCGCCACCGGCGGCGGCGGTGCCGCGGTGAAGGGCGTACGCGTCGCCGACGAGGCCGCCGAGGCCGCACGGCTGCGCCGCCTGGTCGACGACGCCCCGGAAGGCACCAACAACACTCCGGACGTCGAGCGAATATCCGAAGACACCGACCCGGTGGACCTCGCCACCGGCCGGATGTACCTCCCGCAGACCGACGTCACGGTTCCCGGCATCCTGCCGCTGCTCTTCACTCGCCGCACCGAGTCCGGTTGCACGGCCGGCCGCTTCCTGGGGCCCTCCTGGACATCCACCGTCGACGAGCGCCTGCAGATCGACGCCGTCGGCGTCATCCACATCACCGCCGACGGCCTCCTGATCCGCTACCCGCACCCGGCCCCGGGCACGCCCACCACGCCGGAGACGGGCAGGTCCCGCACCACGCTGGCCCGCGACGCGAACGGCGACTACACGGTCACCGACCCCGACAGCGGCCTGGTCCTCGACTTCGACGCCCCGCCGGGCAGCGAACCGGGGGGTGACGGAACCGCCTGGCTGTCGGAGGTGACCGACCGCAACGGCCACAGGATCGGCGTCGACCGCGACGAGGGCGGTCTGCCGCTGGCCCTGGTCCACTCGGCGGGCCACCGCGTGAATCTGGCCACCGAGGACGGCCGGATCACCGCTCTGTCCCTGGCCGGTGCGGGCGAGGACGGCACGGACCTGCCCCTGATGAGCTACGGGTACGACGACGGCGACCTCACCACCGTCAGCAAGCCGTCGGGCGCCACGACCACGTTCGTCTACGACGACCGCCGCCGCGTCACCGCCTGGATCGACTCGAACGACAGCCGCTACGACTACGCCTACGACGACCACGACCGCGTCATAGCCGAAGGCGGCCAGGCCGGCCACGTCCAGATCACCCTGACCTACACCGAACCCGACCCCGTGACGGGCCACCGCACCACCACACTCACCACCGCCGAAGGCCACACCACACGCCATCTGTTCGGCCCCGGCTGCCGTCGGCTGGCCGTCACCGACCCGCTCGGCCACACCACCCGGTTCACCTACGACCCGCGCGGCAACCTCCTGGCCCGCACCGACGCGCTGGGTGGGCGCACCGCCTTCGCCTACGACGAGGACGGCCGCCTCGTCTCCACCACCGCTCCCGACGGAGGCGAACTGCGCACCGTACGGGGCCCGTTCGGTCTGCCGGTGGAGGTCGTCGGACCGGACGGAAACCGGGTGCTGGCCGAGTTCGACGAACGCGGCAACCGCACGGCGGTCACGGACCAGGCCGGCTTCACCACCCGCTACACCTGCGACCGGGCCGGCCGGCTCACCTCGGTCACCGACGCCCTCGGCGCCACGACACACGTGGTGTGCGACGCGGCGGGCCTGCCCGTGGAGGTGACCGGCCCGACCGGCGCCGTCACCCGCACGGAGCGGGACGCCCTCGGCAGACCGGTCCGCGTCACCGATCCCGTGGGCGGCGTCACCCGCCTGGAGTGGCACGCCGACGGCCAACTCGCCCGCCGCACCGGACCGGACGGCACCACGGAGTCGTGGACGTTCGACGGCGAGGGCAACCGCCTGACCCACACCGACGCGTCCGGTGGCGTCACCCGCTCCGAGTACACCCACTTCGACCTGCCCCTCGCCCGCACCGGACCCGACGGCGTCCGCCACGAGTTCGAGCACGACAACGAACTGCGCCTCACCCGCGTCACCAACCCCCAGGGACTGGGCTGGAGTTACGCCTACGACGCGGCCGGCAACATCGTCTCCGAGACCGACTTCGACGGCCGCACCCTCACCTACCGGGTGGACGCCGCGGGCCGGCTCGCCTCCCGTGCCGACGCGCTCGGCGGGACCATCTCGTTCGAGCGCGACCAACTCGGCCAGGTGATCAGCAAGGACGTCGACGGCCGTGTGACGACGTACCTCTACGACAGAGCGGGACGCCTGCAGGAGGCGGCCGGGCCGGACAGCGAACTCCGTTACCAGTACGACCGTCGGGGAAAGGTCAAGACCGAGCTGGTCGACGGCCGTCCCGTCTCCTACTCCTACGACGCCCTGGGCCGCCGCACCCGGCGCACCACACCCACCGGTCACGTCACCTCCTACGCCTACGGCGCCGACGGGCAGGCCCACCGCCTCACCACCGGGGGCCACCGCATCGACTTCACGCACGACGCCGTCGGCCGGGAACTCACCCGCGCCTTCGATGACGCGCTCACCATGACATCGGCCTGGGACGAGGCCGGACAGCTCTCCGCGCAGCACATCACCGCCGGAGCGCGCCCGGTCAACAGCCGCGCCTACTCCTACCGCGCCGACGGGCACCTGACATCCGTCGCCGACCGGCTCTCGGGCACCCGCACCTTCGACCTCGACCCGGCGGGCCGCGTCACCGCCGTCCATGCCAAGGACTGGACGGAGCGCTACACCTACGACGACGCCGGCAACCAGACCTCGGCATCCTGGCCGTCCGGCCACCCCGGCAGCGAAGCCACCGGACCGCGCGCCTATACCGGCACCACCATCACCCGCGCCGGCAACATCCGCTTCGAGCACGACGCCCTCGGCCGGATCACCCTGCGACAGAAGACGCGCCTCTCCCGCAAGCCCGACACCTGGCGCTACACGTGGGACGCGGAGAACCGCCTCACCTCCGTCATCACCCCCGACGGCACACGGTGGCGCTACCGCTACGACGCGCTCGGCCGCCGCACCGCGAAACAGCGCCTTCTCGCCACCGACGGAAGCGTGGCCGAGGAGGTCCGGTTCACCTGGGACGGCCTGACCCTGTGTGAACAGACCACCCACCACCCGGACACCCCGAACACGGTCACCCTCACCTGGGACCACCGCGGCCACGCACCCCTGGCCCAGACGGAGCGCATCCTCACGGCCGACGACGGCCAGGAGGAGATCGACCGCCGCTTCTTCGCCATCGCCACGGACCTCATCGGCACCCCCGCCGAGCTGATCGACGAGTCCGGCGACATCGCGTGGCGCTCCCGCTCCACGCTCTGGGGCACCACGGCCTGGTCCCGGAACAGCGGCACGTACACCCCGCTGCGCTTCCCCGGCCAGTACTACGACCCCGAAACCGGCCTCCACTACAACGTCTTCCGCCACTACGACCCGGAAACCGGCCGCTACGCCTCGCCGGACCCGCTGGGGCTGGCTCCGGCGCCCAATCCGGTCGCGTACGTGGACAACCCGCATGGCGGGTGCGACCCGCTGGGCCTCATGCCCAAGTACACGGAAGAGGAGAAGGCTGAACGGGCCGCGGCAAAGGCCGCCAAGGCCAGGGAAGACGCCCACAAGACCGCGGAGGATGTCGTTGCCCGAGCGCAGGAAGGGAAGTTCAAGAGAGCCGGCAACTACCACGCAGACACCGGGCATGGCTTCAGCGAGGAACGGGTTCTGGAGATCCTCAAAAGCCCGGACGCGGTGTACCACTCGACGGCGAACAGCGGCAATCTGATCTTCAGGCAGGGAGAGGACATCGTGGTGACGACCGGTGGTGGTCCTGGGGCGGGCAACGCGATCACGGCGTACGGTCCGTCGGGCGTTCTGGGCGATTCCGGGGCGAGGGCGACGGGCGGCCTGCCCACCGATATTGGATCGCCGATTACCCACGGCGATGTAGTAGAGGGAAGGATTCCCGGCAAACAAGGCAACATGGCGCCCGGCGTGCAGATCCGATGA
- a CDS encoding SseB family protein gives MRRSVLLVPTVGERLWSARLGGVRWIYAFTDGTALARFALLRAPGDQAMDYAALLGARIVDEIVPSLGEPGGLAVDVATEDGSMFFPPVVGIVPEAVAVDAGGAGEERS, from the coding sequence ATGCGGCGTTCGGTTCTTCTGGTGCCGACCGTGGGCGAACGGCTCTGGTCGGCGCGGTTGGGCGGGGTGCGGTGGATCTACGCGTTCACCGACGGGACAGCTCTGGCCCGGTTTGCTCTGCTTCGCGCACCGGGTGATCAGGCCATGGACTATGCGGCGCTCCTGGGTGCGCGCATCGTCGACGAGATCGTGCCGTCTCTGGGGGAGCCCGGCGGTCTCGCGGTCGATGTCGCCACCGAGGACGGGTCGATGTTCTTCCCGCCGGTCGTCGGCATCGTTCCGGAGGCGGTCGCAGTCGACGCGGGCGGGGCGGGGGAGGAGCGGTCATGA
- a CDS encoding DUF4328 domain-containing protein: MPTPTGPQTTSSLRSPVGLGTAVCVLLGSVAVADLLALGAGLNSRQVLSEGMADDFLTYDEAAGDRADMLYQAAGSLQLLTFLATVVVFLIWFRRVRLNAEVFDAYAHSLRPGWAIGGWFIPIGVLWLPHRVASGTWTASSPGGSNRPPAPRGLLHAWWAALLCSEVFSRYAGQVYSDAEEPDEILNAFDQVMASDALDIAAAVLAILFVRRLTAMQGERAAQGPAPVAPPIPAERAGWGRAH, translated from the coding sequence ATGCCGACGCCGACGGGACCGCAGACCACGAGTTCGCTGCGGTCACCGGTCGGGCTCGGCACGGCGGTGTGTGTGCTGCTCGGCTCGGTGGCCGTGGCGGACCTGCTGGCGCTCGGCGCCGGCCTCAACTCGCGCCAGGTGCTCAGCGAGGGGATGGCCGACGACTTCCTGACGTACGACGAAGCGGCCGGGGACCGCGCCGACATGCTGTACCAGGCCGCCGGATCGTTGCAGCTGCTGACCTTCCTTGCCACCGTCGTCGTCTTCCTCATCTGGTTCCGCCGGGTGCGGCTCAACGCGGAGGTGTTCGACGCGTACGCCCACTCGCTGCGGCCCGGCTGGGCGATCGGCGGCTGGTTCATCCCCATCGGTGTTCTCTGGCTGCCCCACCGCGTCGCGAGCGGCACCTGGACCGCGAGCTCCCCGGGCGGCAGCAACCGGCCCCCGGCCCCGCGCGGACTGCTGCACGCCTGGTGGGCGGCGTTGCTCTGCTCGGAGGTCTTCTCCCGGTACGCCGGGCAGGTCTACTCGGACGCCGAGGAGCCGGACGAGATCCTGAACGCCTTCGACCAGGTCATGGCCTCCGACGCGCTCGACATCGCCGCCGCCGTGCTCGCGATCCTTTTCGTGCGCCGGCTGACCGCGATGCAGGGCGAGCGGGCGGCGCAGGGGCCCGCTCCTGTCGCCCCGCCGATCCCGGCGGAGCGGGCCGGCTGGGGCCGGGCGCACTGA